The proteins below are encoded in one region of Arthrobacter sp. CJ23:
- a CDS encoding ABC transporter permease — protein MEWFLANSGMVLGLAGQHLVLALLPMILGLLVSIPLAQLARSNGLLRSIITTGTSLLYTIPSLALFIILPSILGTRILDPLNVVVALTIYAVALLVRAAMDAFDSVHDDLRKAAAAMGFRPLARFLQIDLPLSLPVLFAGLRVVSVSNISLVSVAALLGVGNLGVLFTDGLQRTFITEVVVGIVAILLLALVMDAVLVLLEKLLTPWTRAAGGPAKAGKGSGAGFTADYQVHAGAG, from the coding sequence ATGGAATGGTTCCTGGCGAACAGCGGCATGGTGCTCGGGCTGGCGGGCCAGCACCTCGTCCTGGCCCTGCTTCCGATGATCCTGGGGCTGTTGGTTTCGATTCCGCTGGCGCAGCTGGCCCGCAGCAACGGACTTCTGCGCTCCATCATCACCACGGGCACGTCCCTGCTGTACACGATTCCCTCGCTTGCGCTCTTCATCATCCTGCCCTCCATCCTGGGCACCCGGATCCTTGACCCGCTCAACGTAGTGGTTGCCCTGACCATCTACGCCGTGGCCTTGCTGGTGCGCGCCGCCATGGACGCCTTCGATTCCGTGCACGACGACCTCCGGAAAGCGGCCGCGGCCATGGGATTCAGGCCGCTGGCGCGGTTCCTGCAGATCGACCTGCCCCTGTCCCTTCCGGTCCTCTTCGCGGGGCTGCGCGTGGTGTCGGTCAGCAACATCTCGCTCGTCAGCGTGGCGGCCCTCCTTGGCGTCGGAAACCTCGGGGTCCTCTTCACCGACGGGCTGCAGAGGACCTTCATTACGGAAGTGGTGGTGGGCATCGTCGCCATCCTGCTGCTGGCCCTGGTCATGGATGCTGTCCTGGTCCTGCTGGAAAAGCTCCTGACACCGTGGACCAGAGCCGCGGGCGGCCCGGCCAAGGCCGGCAAGGGGTCCGGGGCAGGGTTCACGGCCGACTACCAGGTCCATGCCGGGGCCGGCTGA
- a CDS encoding ABC transporter ATP-binding protein yields the protein MAEAMIVFENVTKRFQGGQPAVDALSMSIDKGAITVLVGPSGCGKTTSLRMINRMVEPSSGTITVAGRDVSQEPAARLRRSMGYVMQSSGLMPHRSVLDNIATVPRLNGVPKAAARKRAAELLDVVGLASVLGKRYPSQLSGGQQQRVGVARALAADPPVLLMDEPFSAVDPVVRDELQQELLRLQRELAKTIVFVTHDIDEATVLGDKVAVFAVGGKLAQYAAPEEILRAPANDFVAAFVGRDRGFRHLAFNAADAVRLHPVKTVDSAVRSRDSGPREGPGEWALVVDADDRPLGWSSPRDGTGLVPGGSLFRRGDTLRRALDAALSSPSGLGVAVDDDGKVAGVLKAADVLALIEETRQIREERS from the coding sequence ATGGCTGAAGCCATGATTGTGTTCGAGAACGTGACCAAGCGGTTCCAGGGCGGCCAGCCTGCTGTGGATGCGCTCAGCATGTCCATCGACAAGGGTGCCATCACTGTATTGGTGGGTCCTTCCGGCTGCGGCAAGACCACCTCGCTCCGCATGATCAACCGCATGGTGGAGCCCAGTTCGGGCACCATCACGGTTGCCGGCCGGGATGTATCGCAGGAACCTGCGGCCCGGCTGCGCCGCTCCATGGGCTACGTCATGCAGTCGTCGGGCCTCATGCCGCACCGCTCGGTGTTGGACAACATCGCCACCGTGCCCCGGCTCAATGGTGTTCCCAAAGCGGCGGCGCGCAAGCGCGCGGCGGAACTGCTCGACGTCGTCGGGCTGGCTTCCGTGCTCGGCAAGCGGTACCCGTCCCAGCTGTCCGGCGGCCAGCAGCAGCGGGTGGGGGTGGCGCGGGCCTTGGCCGCCGATCCTCCCGTGCTCCTCATGGACGAACCATTCAGCGCCGTGGACCCGGTGGTGCGTGACGAACTCCAGCAGGAGCTCCTTCGGCTGCAGCGGGAACTGGCCAAGACCATCGTCTTCGTCACCCATGACATCGATGAAGCCACGGTCTTGGGGGACAAGGTGGCGGTCTTTGCGGTGGGCGGCAAGCTGGCGCAGTACGCCGCCCCGGAGGAGATCCTGCGCGCGCCGGCCAACGATTTCGTGGCCGCGTTCGTGGGGCGGGACCGCGGCTTCCGGCACCTGGCGTTCAACGCGGCCGACGCCGTGCGGCTGCATCCGGTGAAGACGGTTGACTCAGCCGTCCGGTCCCGGGACAGCGGCCCCCGCGAAGGGCCGGGGGAGTGGGCGCTGGTGGTGGATGCAGACGACCGTCCCCTGGGATGGTCCTCGCCCCGCGACGGAACCGGCCTGGTCCCCGGCGGTTCCCTGTTCCGCCGCGGCGATACCTTGCGGCGCGCCCTCGACGCAGCCCTGTCCTCGCCGTCCGGGCTGGGCGTGGCCGTGGACGACGACGGCAAGGTGGCCGGCGTGCTGAAGGCCGCCGACGTCCTGGCCCTCATCGAGGAAACCCGGCAGATCAGGGAAGAGCGTTCCTGA
- the rsgA gene encoding ribosome small subunit-dependent GTPase A has protein sequence MNTYASSSDPSITTSSRQLHGPVEYGFTDKAAELFRANPAPATQDRTSPGRVVRLDRNRVLLATAPGLLHLPYPADGEVPATGDWVWLGHNRAGEAAIVAVLPRQSALSRKRAFEHSSEEQVLGANMDVVGVVVPVDRPLTHNRLERTLVAAWDSGATPLVVITKADLADIADDVVGEVMQQSAGVEVVTTSAEQGDGLDELLRHVPRGGTLVLLGPSGAGKSTLINALAGRELQETGAVRAGDGKGRHTTTSRELVPLPGGAVLMDTPGVRGFGLFDAEDGMDEMFSDLEELFARCRFADCSHGQEPGCAVQAALAEDVLDVRRWNSYLKLQRELAALNRRHDAAARRAYQREWHQKVVVAGKGQRAAERFRHDQAEERSERSSKRRKR, from the coding sequence TTGAACACATACGCTTCTTCAAGCGACCCTTCAATCACCACCAGCAGTCGGCAGCTTCACGGACCCGTGGAGTATGGCTTCACCGATAAAGCCGCGGAGCTTTTCCGGGCCAACCCAGCGCCCGCCACCCAAGACAGGACGAGCCCAGGGCGCGTGGTCCGCCTGGACCGGAACCGCGTCCTGCTCGCCACGGCGCCGGGCCTCCTCCACCTGCCCTATCCGGCGGACGGCGAAGTGCCGGCCACCGGCGACTGGGTGTGGCTTGGCCACAACCGGGCAGGCGAAGCGGCCATTGTCGCGGTCCTGCCGCGCCAATCGGCACTGAGCCGCAAACGCGCCTTCGAGCACTCTTCGGAGGAACAGGTACTCGGGGCCAACATGGACGTGGTGGGCGTGGTGGTCCCCGTGGACCGGCCGCTCACCCACAACCGGCTGGAACGGACCCTCGTTGCGGCCTGGGATTCCGGCGCCACGCCGCTGGTGGTCATCACCAAAGCGGACCTTGCCGACATAGCGGACGACGTCGTCGGGGAAGTCATGCAGCAATCCGCCGGAGTGGAGGTGGTCACGACCTCGGCGGAACAAGGGGACGGACTGGACGAACTGCTGCGGCACGTTCCCCGCGGCGGAACGCTGGTGCTGCTCGGGCCTTCGGGGGCCGGCAAGTCCACGCTGATCAACGCCCTCGCCGGCCGTGAGCTCCAGGAAACGGGCGCTGTGCGCGCCGGCGACGGCAAAGGCCGCCACACCACCACCTCACGGGAACTGGTGCCCTTGCCGGGCGGCGCCGTGCTGATGGACACCCCCGGCGTCCGCGGCTTCGGGCTGTTCGACGCCGAGGACGGCATGGACGAAATGTTCAGCGACCTGGAGGAGCTTTTCGCCCGGTGCCGCTTCGCGGACTGCAGCCATGGGCAGGAACCGGGCTGTGCGGTGCAGGCCGCCCTCGCCGAGGACGTGCTGGATGTCCGGCGTTGGAACAGCTACCTGAAACTGCAACGCGAACTCGCCGCCCTCAACCGGCGCCACGACGCGGCTGCCCGGCGCGCCTACCAACGGGAATGGCACCAGAAGGTGGTGGTGGCCGGCAAGGGGCAGCGGGCCGCCGAACGCTTCCGTCACGACCAGGCGGAGGAACGTTCGGAGCGGAGCAGCAAGCGCCGGAAACGCTGA
- a CDS encoding NUDIX hydrolase, whose product MSLHFDTRPAAYAVIIRDGAILLAYWKQDGKEGWTLPGGGLDLAEHPVDGCRREIFEETGYEAEIGSMLGIDVGHWPSDVRLDGSDRDLQSLRLVYEATITGGELTHEVDGSTTHAAWIALGEVSGLNRVSLVDVALRLHAERPANGKPS is encoded by the coding sequence ATGAGCCTCCACTTCGATACCCGCCCTGCGGCCTACGCCGTCATCATCCGTGACGGCGCCATTCTGCTGGCCTACTGGAAGCAGGACGGCAAGGAAGGCTGGACGCTGCCCGGCGGAGGACTGGACCTGGCCGAACACCCGGTGGACGGTTGCCGGCGGGAGATCTTCGAGGAGACCGGCTACGAAGCCGAGATCGGGAGCATGCTGGGGATCGACGTCGGCCATTGGCCGTCGGACGTCCGGCTGGACGGATCCGACCGCGACCTCCAGTCCCTCCGTCTGGTCTACGAGGCCACCATCACCGGGGGAGAACTGACCCATGAGGTGGACGGGAGCACCACCCACGCAGCCTGGATAGCACTTGGCGAGGTGTCCGGGCTGAACCGGGTCTCCCTGGTGGATGTTGCCCTGCGCCTGCACGCCGAGCGCCCGGCCAACGGCAAACCTTCGTGA
- a CDS encoding beta-galactosidase family protein — MTHAILSYHDAVLYRSGERYRILAGAIHYFRVHPEHWADRLRKLKAMGANTVDTYVAWNFHQPQAGVAPDFTGWRDLGRFIDLAAEEGLDVIVRPGPYICAEWDNGGFPAWLTGTPGIGLRCMDPQFTAAIEEWFDHVLPIITSRQASNGGPVVAVQIENEYGSYGDDHDYIRWNRRVLEERGITELLFTADGGNDYFLDGGSVEETWATATLGSRGDEAMATWQRRRPGEPFFNVEFWGGWFDHWGENHHRRDAGDAAAEVRKMLDLDGSVCLYMAHGGTNFGLGSGSNHDGTKLQPTVTSYDSDAPIAENGALTAKFHAMRAEFYRAQGIDELPELPAELLAEPAVLPAQTLPLSPAPGLLELARGAGEPVRSVRPLSFEQLGLDSGMVLYSAEAVLPGSPGAPAEARLKITGLNDRAYVWVDGTFAGVLDDVTGAEGLAVTGTGVLAKLDILVENLGRINYGPLTGHGKGILGGVLVNQRYTFHWTQTPVALAEWGDTELDLLAGAEFDAEAPADTYLALPGSGKGFVWLNGFLLGRYWEKGPQFTLYAPAPLVRAGRNAIKVLELGEPGTTVELRETADLGPEEAGRIAAAEL; from the coding sequence GTGACCCACGCCATCCTGAGCTACCATGACGCTGTCCTCTACCGTTCTGGCGAACGCTACCGCATCCTCGCCGGGGCCATCCACTACTTCCGGGTCCACCCGGAGCACTGGGCGGACCGGCTGCGCAAACTCAAGGCGATGGGCGCCAATACGGTGGACACCTACGTGGCATGGAACTTCCACCAGCCCCAGGCCGGAGTGGCCCCCGACTTCACGGGCTGGCGCGATCTCGGCCGCTTCATCGACCTCGCTGCGGAAGAAGGCCTCGACGTCATCGTCCGGCCCGGGCCCTACATCTGCGCCGAATGGGACAATGGCGGTTTCCCGGCATGGCTCACCGGCACGCCCGGGATCGGGCTGCGCTGCATGGACCCGCAGTTCACCGCCGCCATCGAGGAATGGTTCGACCACGTGCTGCCCATCATCACCTCGCGCCAGGCCTCCAACGGCGGGCCCGTCGTCGCGGTCCAGATCGAAAACGAGTACGGCAGCTACGGCGACGACCACGACTACATCCGCTGGAACCGGCGCGTCCTTGAAGAACGCGGCATCACAGAGCTGCTGTTCACGGCCGACGGCGGCAACGACTACTTCCTCGACGGCGGCTCCGTGGAGGAAACCTGGGCGACGGCGACGCTCGGCAGCCGCGGCGACGAGGCCATGGCCACCTGGCAGCGCCGCAGGCCCGGCGAGCCGTTCTTCAATGTCGAGTTCTGGGGCGGCTGGTTTGACCACTGGGGCGAAAACCACCACCGCCGCGACGCCGGCGACGCCGCCGCGGAGGTCCGCAAGATGCTGGACCTGGACGGCTCCGTCTGCCTCTACATGGCCCACGGCGGCACCAACTTCGGCCTCGGTTCCGGCAGCAACCATGACGGCACCAAGCTCCAGCCCACGGTCACCAGCTACGACTCCGACGCCCCCATCGCCGAAAACGGGGCACTGACGGCCAAGTTCCACGCGATGCGCGCCGAGTTCTACCGCGCCCAGGGCATCGACGAACTCCCCGAACTGCCTGCAGAGCTGCTCGCCGAGCCGGCCGTGCTGCCCGCCCAGACCCTGCCGCTCAGCCCGGCCCCCGGGCTGCTTGAGCTCGCCCGCGGCGCCGGTGAACCGGTGCGCAGCGTCCGCCCGCTGAGCTTTGAACAGCTCGGCCTGGACTCCGGCATGGTGTTGTACTCCGCGGAAGCCGTCCTGCCCGGGAGCCCCGGCGCTCCCGCGGAAGCCCGCTTGAAGATCACCGGCCTGAACGACCGTGCCTACGTCTGGGTGGACGGCACCTTCGCCGGAGTGCTCGACGACGTCACCGGGGCCGAAGGCCTGGCCGTCACCGGCACCGGAGTCCTGGCCAAGCTCGACATCCTCGTGGAGAACCTGGGCCGCATCAACTACGGCCCCCTCACGGGCCACGGCAAGGGCATCCTCGGCGGCGTGCTCGTCAACCAGCGCTACACCTTCCACTGGACCCAGACGCCCGTTGCGCTGGCGGAGTGGGGGGACACGGAACTTGACCTCCTCGCCGGGGCCGAATTCGACGCCGAAGCGCCCGCAGACACGTACCTGGCCCTGCCGGGATCGGGCAAGGGCTTCGTGTGGCTGAACGGCTTCCTGCTGGGCAGGTACTGGGAGAAGGGCCCGCAGTTCACCCTGTACGCGCCCGCACCGCTTGTCCGCGCCGGCCGCAACGCCATCAAGGTGCTGGAACTCGGCGAGCCCGGAACAACGGTGGAGCTCCGCGAGACCGCCGACCTGGGACCGGAGGAAGCGGGCAGGATCGCCGCCGCGGAACTCTAG
- a CDS encoding pirin family protein gives MTNLDTAPVQELCPAGHPGHAPCVELWPAREVPLGGVRAMNVFRTLPQRALPTVGAWCFLDNFGPDRVAMSVLPHPHCGLQTVTWPLEGPVRHRDSVGSDVVVRPGELNIMTAGRGISHSEFSVLPEGVGLDDDGGSLPVQRGLQLWVALPDAERHRPPAFEQHRDLPRASGPGFTATVMVGEFAGQQSPATMYSPIVGAEITAAGHIVLPLKAHFEHAVLVLDGSLVIDGQAVDPGPLAYLGAGRDSLSLDAAADTRFMLLGGEPFEEDLLMWWNFVGRTHEEVEQAREDWEAQAGLDDTAAAAARFGFIAGHGPDAGPEAGRIPAPPMPGVQLRPRTRR, from the coding sequence GTGACGAATCTCGATACAGCCCCCGTCCAGGAGCTCTGCCCGGCGGGCCATCCGGGCCACGCGCCCTGCGTGGAGCTGTGGCCGGCCCGCGAGGTGCCGCTGGGTGGCGTCCGCGCCATGAACGTCTTCCGGACCCTGCCCCAGCGCGCTTTGCCGACGGTCGGCGCCTGGTGCTTCCTGGACAATTTCGGACCGGACCGCGTGGCCATGAGCGTCCTCCCCCACCCCCACTGCGGCCTTCAGACGGTCACGTGGCCGCTGGAAGGTCCCGTCCGCCACCGGGACAGCGTGGGCAGCGACGTGGTGGTGCGGCCCGGCGAGCTGAACATCATGACGGCGGGCAGGGGTATCTCCCACTCGGAGTTCTCCGTGCTTCCGGAGGGCGTGGGATTGGACGACGACGGCGGCTCGTTGCCTGTCCAGCGCGGGCTGCAGTTGTGGGTGGCCTTGCCGGACGCGGAACGGCACCGGCCCCCGGCCTTTGAACAACACCGCGATCTGCCGCGCGCCTCGGGGCCCGGATTCACAGCCACCGTGATGGTGGGGGAATTTGCCGGCCAGCAGTCGCCGGCCACGATGTACAGCCCCATCGTCGGCGCAGAAATCACGGCAGCAGGGCACATCGTGCTGCCGCTCAAAGCACACTTCGAGCACGCCGTACTGGTCCTGGACGGCAGCCTGGTGATCGATGGACAGGCGGTGGACCCGGGTCCCCTGGCCTACCTTGGCGCCGGCCGCGATTCCCTCTCGCTCGACGCCGCCGCGGACACCCGCTTCATGCTCCTGGGCGGCGAGCCCTTCGAGGAGGACCTGCTGATGTGGTGGAACTTCGTGGGTCGCACGCACGAGGAAGTGGAGCAGGCCCGGGAAGACTGGGAAGCACAGGCCGGACTGGACGACACGGCCGCCGCCGCGGCGCGCTTCGGCTTCATCGCCGGCCACGGACCCGATGCGGGCCCGGAGGCCGGACGCATTCCGGCGCCGCCCATGCCGGGCGTCCAGCTCCGGCCGCGCACGCGCCGCTAG
- a CDS encoding N-acetylglucosamine kinase — MLPTANASAVEPGASSVAGTVIGIDIGGTKTHGVRFEDGIPVRDESTGSSNVQNVSREVAAANLAALFGLLGGGSVDEVYAGAGGIDTEEDAQALAALISPHVPGARVTVVHDSRLLLAAGGAATGVAVIGGTGSAAWGRNDDGDEARAGGWGYLLGDEGSGYWLGREAVRHSLRRMNRGLEADELTTALLDSCGIDGPDKLIALFHSPDTGRRFWAQQARLVVEAAAAGHEASSTLVEQAGRDLAELAAQVVRQLGIDGPVILGGGLGMNVPALQDSFRSGLTAQGITDVRVLEQEPVFGVLQLVAEQRG; from the coding sequence ATCCTGCCCACTGCAAACGCATCCGCTGTCGAACCGGGCGCAAGCTCCGTGGCCGGTACCGTGATCGGGATCGACATCGGCGGGACCAAGACGCACGGCGTCCGCTTCGAGGACGGCATCCCGGTGCGCGATGAAAGCACCGGCAGTTCCAACGTACAGAATGTAAGCCGCGAGGTGGCGGCGGCCAACCTTGCCGCCCTGTTCGGGCTGCTCGGCGGCGGCAGCGTGGATGAGGTCTACGCCGGAGCCGGCGGGATCGACACCGAGGAAGACGCTCAGGCACTTGCCGCGCTCATCAGCCCGCACGTGCCCGGTGCCCGGGTCACCGTGGTCCACGATTCGCGCCTCCTGCTGGCGGCCGGAGGAGCGGCCACGGGCGTGGCCGTCATCGGAGGCACCGGCTCGGCGGCCTGGGGCAGGAACGACGACGGCGACGAGGCGCGCGCCGGCGGCTGGGGCTATCTCCTGGGCGACGAGGGCAGCGGGTATTGGCTTGGCCGCGAGGCCGTGCGCCACAGCCTCCGCCGGATGAACCGCGGACTCGAAGCCGATGAACTCACCACCGCCCTGCTGGATTCCTGTGGGATCGACGGTCCGGACAAGCTCATCGCCCTGTTCCATTCCCCGGATACCGGGCGCCGGTTTTGGGCGCAACAGGCCAGGCTGGTGGTGGAGGCCGCTGCGGCCGGCCACGAAGCAAGCAGCACGCTCGTGGAGCAGGCCGGCCGCGACCTCGCAGAGCTGGCGGCCCAGGTGGTCCGGCAATTGGGCATCGACGGACCCGTCATCTTGGGCGGCGGGCTCGGCATGAACGTGCCGGCCCTGCAGGACTCGTTCCGCTCAGGCCTGACGGCGCAGGGCATCACGGATGTCCGTGTGCTGGAGCAGGAACCCGTCTTCGGCGTCCTGCAGCTGGTGGCCGAGCAGCGCGGCTGA
- a CDS encoding nitronate monooxygenase family protein, with product MAESLFGTPLIAAPMAGGTSTPRFVEAVHAAGGLGFLAAGYKTVEGMAAEIRAVRASGARFGVNVFVPDAGLLAGAAAGPGGRAVLEAYRTALLPEGRRYGVAIPELRLDDDDAWQAKIEALLAEPVEFASFAFGLPGAPVVRALQRAGTVVIASVTCAAEGRLAVEQGADALAVQHASAGGHTAAFLPEPQRLSRAGTTAELLAEVRTAVGVPLIAAGAIMDGAGLREVLTAGAVAGQLGTALVRTDESGARQLHKDALANPRFTETAMTRAFTGRWARALVNDFVQDHADAPDGYPAIHHLTAPVRAAAAAAGDAERLNLWAGTGWREAKDGPVAIVVTGFLSGL from the coding sequence ATGGCCGAAAGCTTGTTCGGAACGCCGCTGATCGCGGCACCCATGGCCGGGGGAACGTCCACGCCGCGCTTTGTCGAAGCCGTCCATGCGGCCGGCGGGCTCGGCTTCCTGGCGGCCGGGTACAAGACCGTGGAGGGCATGGCCGCTGAGATCAGGGCCGTCCGTGCCTCCGGTGCGCGGTTCGGCGTCAACGTCTTTGTGCCCGATGCCGGGCTGCTGGCCGGGGCGGCGGCCGGTCCCGGCGGAAGGGCCGTGCTCGAGGCGTACCGCACCGCGCTGCTGCCGGAAGGCCGGCGTTACGGGGTGGCCATCCCGGAGCTGCGGCTCGACGACGACGACGCCTGGCAGGCCAAGATCGAGGCCCTCCTGGCCGAACCGGTCGAGTTCGCGAGCTTCGCCTTCGGGCTGCCCGGCGCTCCCGTGGTCCGGGCCCTGCAGCGGGCAGGAACCGTGGTCATCGCCAGCGTCACCTGCGCCGCGGAAGGCCGGCTCGCCGTCGAGCAGGGCGCGGATGCCCTCGCGGTCCAACATGCCTCCGCCGGAGGGCACACCGCCGCCTTCCTGCCGGAGCCGCAGCGGCTGTCCCGGGCAGGCACGACGGCGGAGCTGCTCGCCGAGGTGCGCACCGCCGTCGGGGTCCCCCTCATTGCGGCAGGCGCGATCATGGATGGTGCCGGGCTCCGGGAGGTGCTGACGGCCGGAGCCGTGGCCGGGCAGCTGGGGACTGCCCTGGTGCGCACCGACGAAAGCGGTGCCAGGCAGTTGCACAAGGACGCGCTGGCAAACCCGCGCTTCACCGAAACGGCCATGACGCGGGCGTTCACCGGGCGCTGGGCGCGCGCCCTCGTCAACGACTTCGTGCAGGACCATGCCGATGCACCGGACGGCTACCCGGCCATCCACCATCTGACGGCGCCTGTGCGGGCAGCCGCCGCCGCGGCCGGCGACGCAGAACGACTCAACCTCTGGGCAGGAACGGGCTGGCGGGAAGCCAAGGACGGTCCGGTCGCAATTGTGGTCACGGGGTTCCTGAGCGGGCTTTGA
- a CDS encoding LysR substrate-binding domain-containing protein — MDIEHKQLVQLLPLLPVLAQLGRTQHVTETAEILGVPQPTVSRALARASAVVGTELLVRDGRGIRLTPAARTLLPYIEAALAEFQAGLDRVRHESAVVRGRISVSFQHTFGEATLPILISAFRSRHPHTAFELSQGARAGCLEDLAAGDADFALTAPVAPEGRGIRSAALYREPLRFVLHHRHPLAGRTRVHLSELRNDPFVSLPSGLGLRSLSDALFREAGFRPRTAFEGQESYTVRGLVSAGLGFGILPPAGPGSGGGQYLRAAGLGLVEVPIDSGLAFREIGIAWRERAVEPDPVRLFRELVLSEGAELLAGLVKARSGTP; from the coding sequence ATGGATATCGAACACAAGCAGCTGGTCCAGCTCCTGCCCCTCCTGCCGGTGCTTGCCCAGCTGGGGCGCACGCAGCACGTCACGGAAACCGCCGAAATCCTTGGCGTGCCTCAGCCCACGGTGAGCCGGGCGCTTGCCCGGGCCAGCGCCGTGGTGGGCACCGAACTGCTGGTGCGGGACGGCCGCGGCATCCGACTGACTCCCGCCGCCAGGACGCTCCTGCCGTACATCGAAGCGGCGCTCGCCGAGTTCCAGGCAGGCCTGGACCGGGTCCGGCACGAGTCCGCCGTGGTCCGCGGCCGGATCTCCGTATCCTTCCAGCACACCTTCGGCGAGGCGACGCTGCCCATCCTGATCAGTGCCTTCCGGAGCCGCCACCCGCACACAGCCTTCGAGCTGAGCCAGGGGGCGCGTGCGGGCTGCCTCGAGGACCTGGCCGCCGGCGACGCCGACTTTGCGCTTACCGCGCCGGTGGCACCCGAGGGCCGGGGCATCCGCTCGGCCGCCCTGTACCGTGAGCCGCTGCGCTTCGTCCTGCACCACCGGCACCCGTTGGCCGGCAGGACCAGGGTGCACCTGTCGGAGCTGCGCAACGACCCCTTCGTGTCCCTTCCCTCCGGGCTCGGCCTGCGCTCGCTGAGCGACGCACTCTTCAGGGAAGCCGGCTTCCGTCCGCGCACGGCCTTTGAAGGCCAGGAAAGCTACACAGTGCGCGGACTGGTGTCCGCCGGGCTCGGCTTCGGCATCCTCCCGCCGGCGGGTCCGGGATCCGGCGGCGGACAGTACCTTCGCGCGGCAGGCCTGGGACTGGTGGAGGTGCCCATCGACTCCGGGCTGGCCTTCCGGGAAATCGGGATCGCCTGGCGGGAACGGGCCGTGGAACCGGATCCCGTGCGGTTGTTCCGCGAACTGGTCCTCTCCGAAGGGGCGGAGCTGCTGGCCGGCCTGGTCAAAGCCCGCTCAGGAACCCCGTGA
- a CDS encoding MFS transporter, which produces MHWKYLPGQSYPEAVSKTLSPGAVASNWEGHLKGSGGYRRILAGLALAGVATFAQLYSTQAVLPLMAAELQITAAEAALTISLATVGLAVTVLPWSFVADRIGRVRAMAIGMTAATVFGLLVPLAPTMPVLLGLRTLEGMALGGIPAIAIAYLNEEVSKIHTALAAGSYVAGTTLGGLAGRLVAGPVGELWGWRSAAFAVSLLATVSAVLFLVLVPKQRRFCPAPAGGFRGAMRTLGTHSANPKLLALYIQAFLLMGGFVAVYNYLGFRLHAEPFALPATLVSLIFLAYLSGTVSSRWGAGLTLRFGRRNVLLAGIGIMAGGLALTVLDNLAVILLGLIVFTAGFFAAHSVGAGWTGAIAVDGRAQAASLYNLSYYLGSSLIGWAGGLVFQAFGWQALALSLTALACTTAVITAVVHRSPAAAPAG; this is translated from the coding sequence ATGCATTGGAAGTATCTTCCAGGGCAGTCCTACCCTGAAGCGGTGAGCAAAACACTTTCCCCAGGCGCCGTGGCCTCAAACTGGGAGGGCCATCTCAAGGGCTCCGGCGGATACCGCCGCATCCTGGCGGGCCTCGCCCTGGCCGGCGTCGCGACCTTTGCGCAGCTCTACTCCACCCAGGCGGTGCTCCCCCTCATGGCCGCCGAGCTGCAGATCACCGCCGCCGAGGCCGCGCTCACCATCTCCCTGGCAACCGTGGGCCTGGCCGTCACCGTCCTCCCGTGGTCGTTTGTGGCGGACAGGATCGGACGCGTGCGGGCCATGGCCATCGGCATGACAGCTGCAACGGTCTTCGGCCTGCTGGTCCCCCTGGCCCCCACCATGCCGGTCCTTCTGGGGCTGCGCACCCTCGAAGGCATGGCGCTGGGCGGCATCCCGGCAATCGCCATTGCCTATCTCAATGAGGAGGTCAGCAAGATCCACACCGCGCTCGCCGCCGGCAGCTACGTCGCGGGCACCACACTGGGCGGCCTGGCGGGCCGTCTGGTGGCCGGTCCGGTCGGCGAACTCTGGGGCTGGCGCTCGGCGGCCTTCGCGGTTTCCCTGCTCGCGACTGTTTCGGCGGTCCTGTTCCTGGTGCTGGTACCCAAGCAGCGGCGCTTCTGCCCTGCACCGGCCGGCGGTTTCCGCGGCGCCATGCGCACGCTGGGCACGCACAGTGCCAACCCGAAGCTCCTGGCCCTCTACATCCAGGCGTTCCTGCTTATGGGCGGATTCGTGGCCGTCTACAACTACCTCGGCTTCCGGCTGCACGCGGAGCCCTTCGCGCTGCCGGCCACCCTGGTCAGCCTGATCTTCCTGGCCTACCTGTCCGGGACCGTCAGTTCCCGCTGGGGCGCAGGGCTCACTTTGCGCTTTGGCCGCCGGAATGTGCTGCTGGCGGGCATCGGCATCATGGCCGGCGGACTCGCCCTGACCGTGCTCGACAACCTCGCGGTGATCCTTCTCGGACTCATCGTGTTCACCGCCGGCTTCTTCGCCGCCCACAGCGTGGGGGCCGGCTGGACCGGGGCCATCGCCGTGGATGGCCGCGCCCAGGCGGCGTCGCTCTACAACCTCTCCTACTACCTGGGTTCCAGCCTGATCGGCTGGGCCGGCGGCCTGGTGTTCCAGGCATTCGGCTGGCAGGCCCTGGCGCTCAGCCTCACCGCCCTGGCCTGCACGACAGCGGTGATCACCGCCGTCGTGCACCGCTCCCCTGCCGCGGCGCCAGCCGGCTGA